In the genome of Halodesulfovibrio sp. MK-HDV, the window ACCTGCTCGAGCCGCCCTGTCCCTGTCTTCCTGCAAAGTATGTGCTGTCATGGCTATCACGGGTAAATCTGACAATTCCAGCTCTTCACGCAGCCGGATAGTTGTTGTGAATCCATCCATACCCGGCAACTGAATATCCATCAGCACCAAATCGTATGTGCAAATTGAAAGTAGCTCTATGGCTGAATTGCCATCCTTTGCAATTGTGACCTTCACACCGAGATATTCTAAAATTTCCCGCATCACCTGTTGGTTAATGGGATTATCTTCAACAACCAGAACAGCCAGCCCTTCAAGACTTCCTGCTTCTGAAGCCAGTTCAGACTGAACACCCTTGTCAGAATCAAGCGCACGTAAAATACTTAGCTTGAGCTGCGCAAAAGTTACCGGACGTCGTAAAAATGCGGTCAGCGTAAAATCACACTCGCGCTTAGGTAGTGTTTCATCTCCAAGCCTTGCAGCCAGAAGAATTTTTAATTCTGGATGCTGGCACAGGTAGTTCACAAGCCCCCCTGTCATATCCAGCAACTCTTTACTACCAAGCACTATGAGATCAAACTCTGTGCCTTGCGTCTGGTGCTCAAGCTGCAACAGCATTTGCCGCTCTGTACCAAGCACAACAACAAGCATGTCCAGCTCTGCAAACAAATTTCGCCACATGGCACGCGCGGCAATAGATGGCTCAAGAACAAGCACACGCCAGCCTGTAAATACAGGAAGAATGTAACTACGTTCATCTTCCGCCACAGCAAACGGCAGCACTATGGTGAAGGTACTGCCCCGCCCTACGGTACTTTCTACAGTAATGGAGCCCTTCATCAAGGAAACAAGCTCTGCCACAATGGAAAGCCCCAAACCAGTGCCTCCGTATTGACGGGAAGTTGAACCGTCAGCCTGCACAAAGGTATCAAACAATTTGGTTTGCGCTTCTTTGGCAATGCCGATGCCCTTATCCTTTACAGAAAAGGCGAGCTGAACCACTTCATCATTTTCACGGGCGTGTGGAATCTGAATAGGCTTTGCAACAGTACCGTTCATTCCCACTCGTAATTCAATTACGCCGCGGTCTGTAAACTTAAATGCGTTGCCCACAAGGTTCAAAAGAATCTGCTTTAAGCGGAACGAATCACCACGCATGACAGGCGGTACGCCCTCATCCACAATCACCACCAAATCCATTTCTTTTACAGCAACTTTTTCGGTGAAGATAATCGAGAGTTCATCCAGCACATCACGCAGAATGAAATTTGTTTCTTCTATTTCCAGCTTCTTCGCTTCCAATTTAGAAAGATCAAGCACACCGTTAATCAGATGCAACAGGCTTTGCGATGATGCGGCAATAATCTCTGCATACTCACGCTGTTTATTGGTCAGCACTGTGGTTTGAAGCATGTTTGTCATGCCGAGGATAGCATTCATCGGCGTGCGTAGTTCATGGCTTACACTGGCGATAAACTCGCTTTTTGCGCTATTTGCCGTTTCTGCCTCTTTCGTGGCCTTCTCGAGCTCCAGCGTACGTTCCAGCACTTCTATCTCAAGATTACGACTTTCCGAATGCAGGAACATGTCGTGCGCTTCAATATGATCAAGCATACTGTTGAATGAATCCGTAAGTTCTGCCAGCTCGCCCATTCCTTCGCGCTTTGCACGCAATGAATACGTCTGCTCCTCCCGAACTCTACGGGCAGTATCAGAAAGCTCACGCAGCGGACGCAGCAATGTCTTAACAATGAGCAAAATGATCATGAGCACAACCATTGAACTTGCAACTATATTGGCAAAAACGGAG includes:
- a CDS encoding hybrid sensor histidine kinase/response regulator; translated protein: MLKRIIKLQFFPDSYTKNFIAVSILLTAIFLIVFNMLYYLFAIDQRIQNFIQNHTEHAQILSTHLATPLKEGRLERADKFIHEELSHKSTSGLFLYDADGALICGCYKNEDHEVVPPLDSSEYIIELPIYHADSHVGKLVSIVTFTPSHQHFLSLFIPSVFANIVASSMVVLMIILLIVKTLLRPLRELSDTARRVREEQTYSLRAKREGMGELAELTDSFNSMLDHIEAHDMFLHSESRNLEIEVLERTLELEKATKEAETANSAKSEFIASVSHELRTPMNAILGMTNMLQTTVLTNKQREYAEIIAASSQSLLHLINGVLDLSKLEAKKLEIEETNFILRDVLDELSIIFTEKVAVKEMDLVVIVDEGVPPVMRGDSFRLKQILLNLVGNAFKFTDRGVIELRVGMNGTVAKPIQIPHARENDEVVQLAFSVKDKGIGIAKEAQTKLFDTFVQADGSTSRQYGGTGLGLSIVAELVSLMKGSITVESTVGRGSTFTIVLPFAVAEDERSYILPVFTGWRVLVLEPSIAARAMWRNLFAELDMLVVVLGTERQMLLQLEHQTQGTEFDLIVLGSKELLDMTGGLVNYLCQHPELKILLAARLGDETLPKRECDFTLTAFLRRPVTFAQLKLSILRALDSDKGVQSELASEAGSLEGLAVLVVEDNPINQQVMREILEYLGVKVTIAKDGNSAIELLSICTYDLVLMDIQLPGMDGFTTTIRLREELELSDLPVIAMTAHTLQEDRDRAARAGMNGYLTKPVELDALVKLLKEYDLREQKAVFSTEKEPSECIPPKNTLSKAPHVDSEENPALLENLPGLVVSEGVERLSGKSHIYILVVKTFYETYADVAEDIRALFDAQDLVGLAGKAHTLAGASGNISAKDVFACAEKIEKKARAGHVDVADIDAFEEALKTACLSMERLLGL